A single genomic interval of Primulina huaijiensis isolate GDHJ02 chromosome 7, ASM1229523v2, whole genome shotgun sequence harbors:
- the LOC140980896 gene encoding uncharacterized protein isoform X1, producing the protein MNMETTRFTYNQISDQESEPSFSGILEIHVHHARNIHNICIYDNQDVYAKFSLTYNPDDVLSTSIINGGGKNPEFNEDLIMKINIRDAVLKCEIWMLSRAKNFMDDQLLGFALVPISSVLGKGKVTRDFDLSSTDLFHSPAVADSSTTSELLVDKKISEDYSRIEFPDINVVDENQQMVAEYFDLAKNGNLLKADGLFLCLGAASDVLIDDYEMAGNSSEGYHSASTSPDGSIQNSGLHSSTMTSLSGDRNLVDTMEKRSQVFSDYSTSLDDNGSIIAETSILKKNDDSQFGNKLNFSSKDEESNIERNKHAAKIASNIKLEAEESAMQQQIVDMYMRSMQQFTESLANMKLPMDLSKPQADEHGDSVQNPNENVEPEDKRKDGSRVFYGSRAFF; encoded by the exons ATGAACATGGAAACCACTCGATTCACCTACAACCAGATATCGGACCAAGAATCTGAACCATCCTTTTCGGGTATTCTTGAAATCCATGTTCATCATGCAAGAAACATTCACAACATATGCATATACGACAACCAAGATGTTTATGCAAAATTCTCCCTCACATACAATCCTGATGATGTTCTATCTACCAGTATCATCAATGGAGGCGGCAAGAACCCAGAATTCAACGAGGATTTGATCATGAAAATCAACATAAGGGATGCTGTGCTCAAATGTGAGATATGGATGCTTAGTAGAGCCAAGAATTTCATGGACGATCAGCTTCTTGGATTTGCTCTTGTCCcaatttcttctgttttggGTAAAGGGAAAGTGACTCGAGATTTTGATCTTTCTTCAACTGATCTGTTTCATTCCCCTGCGG TTGCTGATTCTTCTACCACTTCTGAACTTTTAGTGGATAAAAAGATTTCGGAAGATTACTCGAGGATAGAATTTCCTGACATAAATGTAGTTGATGAAAATCAGCAGATGGTTGCAGAGTATTTTGATTTGGCTAAAAATGGAAACCTTTTAAAGGCGGATGGCTTGTTCCTTTGCCTTGGGGCTGCGTCAGATGTGCTTATCGACGACTATGAAATGGCTGGTAACTCGTCTGAGGGGTATCATTCGGCTTCAACATCACCTGATGGAAGTATCCAAAATTCAGGTCTTCACAGTTCTACCATGACAAGCTTAAGTGGAGATCGAAATCTTGTGGATACAATGGAGAAAAGAAGTCAAGTGTTCAGCGATTATTCGACTTCGTTGGATGATAATGGATCAATCATAGCAGAAACTTCTATTTTGAAGAAGAATGACGATTCTCAATTTGGAAACAAGCTTAACTTTTCCAGTAAAGACGAGGAAAGCAACATAGAAAGGAACAAACATGCAGCGAAAATAGCAAGCAATATTAAGCTTGAGGCCGAGGAGTCCGCCATGCAGCAACAAATAGTTGACATGTATATGAGGAGCATGCAGCAATTTACAGAGTCTCTGGCAAATATGAAGCTTCCAATGGACTTAAGTAAGCCTCAAGCTGATGAACATGGCGATTCGGTTCAGAATCCGAATGAAAACGTAGAGCCCGAGGACAAGAGAAAAGATGGTTCCAGGGTATTTTACGGCAGCAGGGCATTTTTCTAG
- the LOC140980896 gene encoding uncharacterized protein isoform X2 has translation MNMETTRFTYNQISDQESEPSFSGILEIHVHHARNIHNICIYDNQDVYAKFSLTYNPDDVLSTSIINGGGKNPEFNEDLIMKINIRDAVLKCEIWMLSRAKNFMDDQLLGFALVPISSVLGKGKVTRDFDLSSTDLFHSPAVDKKISEDYSRIEFPDINVVDENQQMVAEYFDLAKNGNLLKADGLFLCLGAASDVLIDDYEMAGNSSEGYHSASTSPDGSIQNSGLHSSTMTSLSGDRNLVDTMEKRSQVFSDYSTSLDDNGSIIAETSILKKNDDSQFGNKLNFSSKDEESNIERNKHAAKIASNIKLEAEESAMQQQIVDMYMRSMQQFTESLANMKLPMDLSKPQADEHGDSVQNPNENVEPEDKRKDGSRVFYGSRAFF, from the exons ATGAACATGGAAACCACTCGATTCACCTACAACCAGATATCGGACCAAGAATCTGAACCATCCTTTTCGGGTATTCTTGAAATCCATGTTCATCATGCAAGAAACATTCACAACATATGCATATACGACAACCAAGATGTTTATGCAAAATTCTCCCTCACATACAATCCTGATGATGTTCTATCTACCAGTATCATCAATGGAGGCGGCAAGAACCCAGAATTCAACGAGGATTTGATCATGAAAATCAACATAAGGGATGCTGTGCTCAAATGTGAGATATGGATGCTTAGTAGAGCCAAGAATTTCATGGACGATCAGCTTCTTGGATTTGCTCTTGTCCcaatttcttctgttttggGTAAAGGGAAAGTGACTCGAGATTTTGATCTTTCTTCAACTGATCTGTTTCATTCCCCTGCGG TGGATAAAAAGATTTCGGAAGATTACTCGAGGATAGAATTTCCTGACATAAATGTAGTTGATGAAAATCAGCAGATGGTTGCAGAGTATTTTGATTTGGCTAAAAATGGAAACCTTTTAAAGGCGGATGGCTTGTTCCTTTGCCTTGGGGCTGCGTCAGATGTGCTTATCGACGACTATGAAATGGCTGGTAACTCGTCTGAGGGGTATCATTCGGCTTCAACATCACCTGATGGAAGTATCCAAAATTCAGGTCTTCACAGTTCTACCATGACAAGCTTAAGTGGAGATCGAAATCTTGTGGATACAATGGAGAAAAGAAGTCAAGTGTTCAGCGATTATTCGACTTCGTTGGATGATAATGGATCAATCATAGCAGAAACTTCTATTTTGAAGAAGAATGACGATTCTCAATTTGGAAACAAGCTTAACTTTTCCAGTAAAGACGAGGAAAGCAACATAGAAAGGAACAAACATGCAGCGAAAATAGCAAGCAATATTAAGCTTGAGGCCGAGGAGTCCGCCATGCAGCAACAAATAGTTGACATGTATATGAGGAGCATGCAGCAATTTACAGAGTCTCTGGCAAATATGAAGCTTCCAATGGACTTAAGTAAGCCTCAAGCTGATGAACATGGCGATTCGGTTCAGAATCCGAATGAAAACGTAGAGCCCGAGGACAAGAGAAAAGATGGTTCCAGGGTATTTTACGGCAGCAGGGCATTTTTCTAG
- the LOC140980896 gene encoding uncharacterized protein isoform X3, protein MKINIRDAVLKCEIWMLSRAKNFMDDQLLGFALVPISSVLGKGKVTRDFDLSSTDLFHSPAGTIKLSLSLHANTPLNLMSVPFADSVADSSTTSELLVDKKISEDYSRIEFPDINVVDENQQMVAEYFDLAKNGNLLKADGLFLCLGAASDVLIDDYEMAGNSSEGYHSASTSPDGSIQNSGLHSSTMTSLSGDRNLVDTMEKRSQVFSDYSTSLDDNGSIIAETSILKKNDDSQFGNKLNFSSKDEESNIERNKHAAKIASNIKLEAEESAMQQQIVDMYMRSMQQFTESLANMKLPMDLSKPQADEHGDSVQNPNENVEPEDKRKDGSRVFYGSRAFF, encoded by the coding sequence ATGAAAATCAACATAAGGGATGCTGTGCTCAAATGTGAGATATGGATGCTTAGTAGAGCCAAGAATTTCATGGACGATCAGCTTCTTGGATTTGCTCTTGTCCcaatttcttctgttttggGTAAAGGGAAAGTGACTCGAGATTTTGATCTTTCTTCAACTGATCTGTTTCATTCCCCTGCGGGTACCATCAAACTTTCGCTTTCCTTACATGCAAACACTCCGCTGAATCTAATGTCAGTTCCTTTCGCTGATTCAGTTGCTGATTCTTCTACCACTTCTGAACTTTTAGTGGATAAAAAGATTTCGGAAGATTACTCGAGGATAGAATTTCCTGACATAAATGTAGTTGATGAAAATCAGCAGATGGTTGCAGAGTATTTTGATTTGGCTAAAAATGGAAACCTTTTAAAGGCGGATGGCTTGTTCCTTTGCCTTGGGGCTGCGTCAGATGTGCTTATCGACGACTATGAAATGGCTGGTAACTCGTCTGAGGGGTATCATTCGGCTTCAACATCACCTGATGGAAGTATCCAAAATTCAGGTCTTCACAGTTCTACCATGACAAGCTTAAGTGGAGATCGAAATCTTGTGGATACAATGGAGAAAAGAAGTCAAGTGTTCAGCGATTATTCGACTTCGTTGGATGATAATGGATCAATCATAGCAGAAACTTCTATTTTGAAGAAGAATGACGATTCTCAATTTGGAAACAAGCTTAACTTTTCCAGTAAAGACGAGGAAAGCAACATAGAAAGGAACAAACATGCAGCGAAAATAGCAAGCAATATTAAGCTTGAGGCCGAGGAGTCCGCCATGCAGCAACAAATAGTTGACATGTATATGAGGAGCATGCAGCAATTTACAGAGTCTCTGGCAAATATGAAGCTTCCAATGGACTTAAGTAAGCCTCAAGCTGATGAACATGGCGATTCGGTTCAGAATCCGAATGAAAACGTAGAGCCCGAGGACAAGAGAAAAGATGGTTCCAGGGTATTTTACGGCAGCAGGGCATTTTTCTAG
- the LOC140980894 gene encoding non-specific phospholipase C2-like: MAKTATAAATFVILLLLLTASHPCRTSASSPIKTVVILVMENRSFDHMLGWMKKLNPEINGVHGSESNRLNTSDPNSSKIFFGNQSHFVDPDPGHSFQAIREQIFGSNGTSVKPPPMNGFAQQALSMDPNMPQSVMNGFCPEKVAVYQSLVSEFAVVDRWFASVPASTQPNRLYVHSGTSHGATSNVPAQLAKGFPQRTIFEDLYDAGISFGIYFQNIPATLFYRNLRKLKYFTKFHPYDLTFKKDAKNGKLPGYVVIEQRYTDSKIEPANDDHPSHDVYQGQMFVKEVYETIRGSPQWNETLFVITYDEHGGFYDHVPTPNRGIPNPDGIVGPEPFLFNFDRLGVRVPAILISPWIEKGTVVHGPNGSPYPTSEYEHSSIPATVRKIFNLSSPPLTKREKWAGTFEGILNKRSTPRTDCAEKLPTPVKIRQGDANEDARVSEFQQELIQLAAVLRGDDILTSNLGNFGKDMTVREAKKYMEDSVQSFFEAGFAAAMMGVDDEQIVKMRPSLSTRLSKP, from the exons ATGGCGAAAACCGCCACAGCCGCCGCTACCTTCGtcatcctcctcctcctccttaCCGCCTCCCACCCGTGTCGTACCTCCGCCTCCAGCCCAATAAAGACGGTGGTGATACTGGTAATGGAGAACCGCTCATTCGACCACATGCTCGGATGGATGAAGAAGCTCAACCCTGAAATCAATGGCGTTCATGGCTCTGAATCCAACCGTCTCAACACAAGTGATCCGAATTCATCCAAGATTTTCTTTGGGAATCAATCCCATTTCGTAGACCCTGATCCGGGCCACTCATTTCAAGCTATTAGAGAAcagatttttggatcaaatggTACTTCTGTTAAACCACCCCCCATGAATGGGTTTGCTCAGCAAGCTTTATCCATGGATCCTAACATGCCACAAAGTGTCATGAATGGATTTTGTCCTGAAAAG GTTGCTGTGTACCAGTCTTTGGTGTCTGAATTTGCGGTGGTGGATAGGTGGTTTGCCTCCGTTCCGGCTTCAACCCAACCAAACCGTCTGTACGTTCATTCGGGCACTTCCCATGGCGCCACGTCCAACGTGCCTGCACAGCTCGCCAAAGGCTTCCCGCAGCGAACCATTTTTGAGGATCTTTATGATGCCGGGATATCATTTGGAATATACTTCCAAAACATTCCAGCCACTCTCTTTTACAGAAACTTGAgaaaactcaaatattttacgAAGTTTCATCCCTATGACTTGACGTTCAAGAAGGATGCTAAAAATGGAAAATTACCGGGCTACGTTGTTATCGAGCAACGATACACAGATTCAAAGATCGAGCCTGCTAACGATGACCATCCATCACATGATGTGTATCAGGGGCAGATGTTTGTGAAGGAGGTGTATGAGACAATTAGGGGCAGTCCTCAGTGGAATGAAACTCTGTTTGTGATTACATATGATGAACATGGAGGATTCTATGATCATGTTCCAACGCCGAATCGTGGGATTCCAAACCCCGATGGGATCGTGGGGCCTGAGccatttttgttcaattttgaCAGATTGGGAGTTAGAGTTCCTGCCATCCTTATTTCTCCTTGGATTGAAAAGGGCACTG TTGTTCATGGTCCCAACGGCTCGCCTTACCCGACTTCGGAATACGAGCATTCTTCTATTCCGGCTACAGTCAGGAAGATATTTAACTTGTCATCACCTCCTCTAACGAAGAGAGAAAAATGGGCTGGCACATTTGAAGGCATTTTGAACAAGCGCAGCACTCCAAGAACGGATTGTGCAG AGAAACTTCCCACTCCAGTTAAGATCAGGCAAGGAGATGCAAATGAAGATGCCAGAGTAAGTGAATTTCAGCAGgaactgatacaactagcagcTGTGTTGAGAGGAGATGATATACTGACGAGTAATCTTGGGAATTTTGGGAAAGACATGACGGTTAGAGAAGCGAAAAAATACATGGAAGACTCTGTCCAAAGCTTCTTCGAAGCAGGATTTGCAGCTGCAATGATGGGAGTTGACGACGAACAAATTGTGAAAATGAGGCCCTCCCTTTCAACAAGATTGTCGAAGCCTTGA